A genomic segment from Acidobacteriota bacterium encodes:
- a CDS encoding type II secretion system F family protein, with protein MQFVCRLGTTDGRIVEQIHEAPDLRTARREIERRGLYVFEIRRRGLQHLFGALLGTGSAAAESSRKAVPGQDFLIFNQQLAGLLSAGLPLLQCLDLLCERQRHAAFKESLGEIRDRVESGEELSEAFAAAGNSFPPIYSSMLKAGEQSGGLERVIRRYVRQLKLVTSSRKRVVSAFFYPALLICLSVGIVAVMMFFVMPRFEEFYVALDLDLPWLTQLLLAVSQVLRSPTTLALMAAVAVAAWASWRIGRSGRIGALVDRLKLRLPFIGPIFHRFALSEFCRSLATLLHGGLPLASALETAASAVTNRFLHERAVALGPRIREGEAFHVALEESEVFTDLAIDMVKVGEATGALDEMVNSVSDFLDEDVETRTERLLSLVEPVMLVVMGCTIALLVLSMYLPLFSVLGQVQG; from the coding sequence ATGCAGTTCGTCTGCCGGCTTGGCACCACCGACGGTCGCATCGTGGAGCAGATCCACGAGGCGCCGGATCTGCGCACCGCGCGGCGCGAGATCGAGCGCCGCGGCCTGTACGTCTTCGAGATCAGGCGCCGCGGCCTCCAGCACCTCTTCGGGGCGCTTCTGGGCACGGGTTCGGCCGCCGCCGAGAGCAGCCGCAAGGCGGTCCCGGGGCAGGACTTCCTGATCTTCAACCAGCAGTTGGCGGGCCTGCTCAGCGCCGGACTGCCCCTGCTCCAGTGCCTGGACCTGCTCTGCGAGCGGCAGCGCCACGCCGCCTTCAAGGAGTCGCTGGGCGAGATCCGGGACCGCGTCGAGAGCGGCGAAGAACTCTCCGAGGCCTTTGCCGCGGCGGGCAACTCCTTCCCGCCGATCTACAGCTCGATGCTCAAGGCCGGCGAGCAGAGCGGCGGCCTGGAACGGGTCATTCGCCGGTACGTCCGCCAGCTCAAGCTCGTCACGAGTTCCCGCAAGCGGGTGGTCAGCGCGTTCTTCTATCCGGCGCTCCTGATCTGCCTTTCCGTCGGCATCGTGGCGGTGATGATGTTCTTCGTCATGCCGCGCTTCGAGGAGTTCTACGTGGCGCTCGACCTCGATCTGCCCTGGCTCACGCAACTCCTCCTCGCCGTGTCCCAAGTGCTGCGCAGCCCGACCACCCTCGCGCTCATGGCCGCGGTCGCCGTGGCCGCCTGGGCGAGCTGGAGGATCGGCAGGAGCGGCCGGATCGGCGCCCTGGTCGACCGCCTGAAACTGCGGTTGCCGTTCATCGGGCCGATCTTCCACCGCTTCGCCCTGTCCGAGTTCTGCCGCTCCCTGGCCACCCTGCTGCACGGCGGCCTGCCGCTCGCCTCGGCGCTCGAAACCGCGGCGTCGGCGGTTACGAACCGCTTCCTGCACGAACGGGCGGTAGCGCTCGGACCGCGCATCCGCGAGGGCGAGGCGTTCCACGTGGCCCTCGAGGAATCGGAGGTCTTCACCGACCTCGCGATCGACATGGTCAAGGTCGGCGAGGCGACCGGCGCCCTGGACGAGATGGTGAACAGCGTTTCCGACTTCCTCGACGAGGACGTCGAAACCCGGACCGAGCGGCTCCTCTCGCT
- a CDS encoding sigma-70 family RNA polymerase sigma factor encodes MRSAQAIRMEPPREDPPRSGLTIAYSRHQRQVAWADASDAELLEGLRGDDDLALDELMRRKTTPLVRLATRLVGDREDARDIVQIAFLRIWNSRHRFDRRYSPNTWIYRIVSNLAIDHLRSRASRLRSLQSFQLHDEHQRGEVSARQLDSLSASEVRSVFHELASTLSDKQRAVFVLREMEGLAGKEIAGILGIRPSTVRNHLFNSRKLLREELLRRYPEYAQTAGTRAGRKERP; translated from the coding sequence ATGAGATCCGCGCAAGCCATCCGCATGGAACCGCCACGCGAAGATCCTCCCCGGAGCGGTCTCACGATCGCGTACTCCCGCCACCAGCGTCAGGTGGCGTGGGCCGACGCGTCCGACGCCGAGCTGCTCGAGGGCCTTCGCGGCGACGACGACCTCGCGCTCGACGAACTGATGCGCCGCAAGACGACCCCGTTGGTTCGTCTGGCCACCCGGCTCGTGGGAGACCGGGAAGACGCACGCGACATCGTCCAGATCGCCTTCCTGCGCATCTGGAACTCGCGGCATCGTTTCGACCGCCGGTACAGCCCGAACACGTGGATCTACCGGATCGTCTCGAACCTCGCGATCGACCACCTGCGCTCCCGTGCCTCCCGCCTCCGCTCGTTGCAGAGCTTCCAGTTGCACGACGAGCATCAGCGGGGCGAAGTCTCCGCGCGGCAACTCGATTCGTTGTCCGCCAGTGAGGTCCGGTCCGTGTTTCATGAGCTCGCCTCCACTCTGAGCGACAAGCAGCGCGCGGTGTTCGTGCTGCGCGAGATGGAGGGGTTGGCCGGCAAGGAGATCGCCGGCATCCTCGGCATCCGTCCCTCGACCGTCCGCAACCACCTGTTCAACAGCCGCAAGCTGCTCCGCGAGGAGCTGCTCAGGCGCTACCCCGAGTACGCGCAGACAGCCGGGACCCGCGCCGGCAGAAAGGAGCGCCCATGA
- a CDS encoding 3-deoxy-D-manno-octulosonic acid transferase, whose protein sequence is MAAGLGVAAPVLLARRGRHYLPTLPARLGRLPEARGIRPLWLHAASVGEAGVAATLARALPPDLDLVVTTVTPTGQAAAKRLFEPLGADGRSVVVTYLPFDLGLLVGRFLDRYAPRALVLFESELWPLLLRDCHRRSVPVAVLNARISDRSYGRMKRAGRLYRRFLLDPLGRLGAQSPQDEERLLSLGAGSVRTSLTGNLKFDTPEPAPVADLEQALRDLAGDRPILIAGSTMPGEEPIVLDAFERLDREALLVLAPRHPERFDEVWREVEERSLPGIRRSRIAAAGDTAPRSASPPGIVLLDSLGELASIYRLASAALIGGTLVPTGGHNPIEAARFGVPVIVGPSMENFRRIARDLEAADGVTVAADGEALTEAWRRCLDDPAGAAEQGWRGMAVVDRNRGAVERSVELLSELVDLD, encoded by the coding sequence ATGGCGGCAGGGTTGGGCGTGGCGGCGCCGGTGCTGCTGGCTCGGCGCGGCCGGCACTACCTGCCGACGCTTCCTGCCCGGCTGGGACGTTTGCCGGAGGCCCGGGGAATCAGACCGCTGTGGCTGCACGCCGCGTCGGTGGGCGAGGCCGGAGTGGCGGCGACCCTGGCGCGGGCCCTGCCGCCGGACCTCGACCTGGTGGTGACGACGGTGACGCCCACCGGCCAGGCGGCGGCGAAGAGGCTGTTCGAGCCGCTCGGCGCGGACGGCCGGAGTGTCGTCGTCACCTACCTGCCGTTCGACCTGGGGTTGCTGGTCGGGCGGTTCCTGGACCGTTACGCGCCGCGGGCGCTGGTCCTCTTCGAGAGCGAGCTCTGGCCCCTGCTCCTTCGGGACTGCCACCGCCGGTCGGTTCCCGTGGCGGTGCTCAACGCCCGCATCAGCGACCGCAGCTACGGGCGGATGAAGCGGGCGGGACGCCTCTACCGGCGATTTCTGCTCGACCCGCTGGGTCGGCTGGGCGCCCAGAGCCCGCAGGACGAGGAGCGTCTACTGAGCCTCGGCGCCGGGTCGGTCCGCACGTCGCTGACCGGCAACCTGAAGTTCGACACTCCGGAACCGGCCCCGGTGGCGGACCTGGAGCAGGCCCTGCGGGATCTCGCGGGGGATCGGCCGATCCTGATCGCGGGCTCGACGATGCCCGGCGAAGAGCCGATCGTCCTCGACGCCTTCGAGCGACTGGATCGCGAGGCGCTGCTGGTTCTGGCGCCCCGCCATCCGGAACGCTTCGACGAAGTATGGCGAGAGGTGGAGGAACGGTCGTTGCCGGGGATCCGACGGAGCCGGATCGCCGCGGCCGGGGACACGGCGCCGCGGTCGGCCTCGCCGCCCGGGATCGTCCTGCTTGATTCCCTGGGCGAGCTGGCCTCGATCTACCGGCTCGCGTCCGCCGCCTTGATCGGCGGCACGCTCGTGCCGACCGGCGGCCACAACCCGATCGAGGCGGCGCGTTTCGGCGTGCCGGTGATCGTTGGCCCGTCGATGGAGAACTTCCGGCGCATCGCGCGCGACCTCGAGGCCGCGGACGGCGTGACCGTGGCGGCTGACGGCGAGGCACTGACCGAAGCGTGGCGGCGTTGTCTGGACGACCCGGCCGGGGCGGCGGAGCAGGGCTGGCGCGGTATGGCGGTCGTCGACCGGAACCGGGGCGCGGTGGAGCGCTCGGTGGAGCTCCTGAGCGAACTGGTGGACCTGGATTGA
- the lpxK gene encoding tetraacyldisaccharide 4'-kinase, whose translation MSAARSPWQRFYEWAHHRRRRFWSPRAASLGRKTVSIGNLHWGGSGKTPTVIAAARGLADQGLRVAVLSRGYRRRDREPRVVSLGEGPLASVEQAGDEPVMLAEQAPGVVVAVGADRRAAASLALERAPDIEVFLLDDGFSHVRVRRDVEVLTFPAADPFAGGLLLPGGRLREPLGMVRLADAAVITGLEKGAEPPADFEPTLHRHRFAGRVFTSTLRSELLGGPSAERPLLVTGVARPERVARTAVAAGLECVDHLRFPDHHGYPPRSLRAIESAAARHRCDAVVVTSKDAVKLRGRLPAGAPPLQELSVEARLEPEFLRWLSDRLER comes from the coding sequence TTGAGCGCCGCCCGCAGTCCCTGGCAGCGGTTCTACGAGTGGGCGCACCACCGCCGGCGCCGCTTCTGGTCGCCGCGCGCCGCGAGCCTCGGCCGCAAGACGGTCAGCATCGGCAACCTGCACTGGGGCGGCAGCGGCAAGACGCCGACGGTGATCGCCGCGGCGCGCGGCCTGGCCGACCAGGGCCTCAGGGTCGCCGTGCTGTCGCGGGGCTACCGCCGCAGGGATCGGGAACCGCGGGTCGTGAGCCTCGGCGAGGGGCCACTCGCCTCGGTGGAGCAGGCCGGCGACGAGCCGGTGATGCTCGCCGAGCAGGCGCCGGGCGTGGTGGTGGCCGTCGGCGCCGACCGCCGCGCGGCCGCCTCCCTGGCCCTCGAGCGGGCGCCGGACATCGAGGTCTTCCTGCTGGACGACGGCTTCTCCCATGTGCGGGTACGCCGCGATGTCGAGGTCCTGACCTTTCCCGCCGCCGACCCCTTTGCCGGCGGCCTCCTGCTGCCGGGCGGCCGCCTGCGCGAGCCTCTGGGCATGGTGCGCCTCGCCGACGCCGCGGTCATCACCGGCCTCGAAAAAGGCGCCGAACCGCCGGCCGACTTCGAACCGACCCTGCACCGCCACCGCTTCGCCGGCCGGGTGTTCACGTCGACGCTTCGGTCCGAGCTCCTGGGTGGCCCGTCAGCGGAGCGACCGCTACTCGTCACTGGCGTCGCCCGGCCGGAGCGCGTCGCCCGCACCGCGGTCGCCGCCGGCCTGGAATGCGTGGATCACCTCCGCTTTCCCGACCACCACGGCTATCCGCCGCGTTCCCTCCGCGCGATCGAGTCCGCCGCCGCCCGCCATCGCTGCGACGCTGTCGTTGTGACCTCCAAGGACGCCGTCAAGCTCCGCGGCCGCCTGCCGGCGGGCGCGCCGCCGCTTCAGGAACTCAGCGTCGAGGCGCGGCTCGAGCCGGAGTTTCTGCGGTGGCTCTCGGATCGCCTGGAACGCTGA
- a CDS encoding Rpn family recombination-promoting nuclease/putative transposase, with amino-acid sequence MSEKPKPPRQSSQIAQPHDALFRRVFSEPAQAAALLRETLPVAVRDRFAWNTLRRLPDTFVDERLRRTESDLLFEVDQPGGEPPVRLYVLIEHQSSPDPFMALRLLRYCTSVLEAAVREVPERKRLPAVLPVVFHQGRRPWPYPTSLDGLLGESARDLPWGPRLDFLLLDQGAGGLSTVVGSPLGRLAQYLMLAVSGPESERAAALERAVELMRNLLSAERPHDLEVFHSYVFHGREDPAMMKEVEAMLEEIEARGPDSELKSLGQLIWERGQRTGRSEGVRLGEHRATVATVEGLLRAGVDWRVIESATGLDRGGFNALKEQLGSDRAS; translated from the coding sequence ATGTCCGAGAAACCGAAACCGCCCAGGCAGTCCAGTCAGATCGCCCAGCCCCACGACGCCCTGTTCCGGCGCGTGTTCTCGGAGCCGGCGCAGGCCGCCGCCCTGTTGCGCGAGACCCTGCCCGTGGCCGTTCGGGACCGCTTCGCCTGGAACACCCTGAGGCGCCTCCCGGACACCTTCGTCGACGAACGGCTCAGGCGGACCGAGTCCGATCTCCTGTTCGAGGTCGACCAGCCGGGCGGCGAGCCCCCCGTACGCCTCTACGTGCTGATCGAGCATCAGTCTTCGCCCGACCCGTTCATGGCGCTGCGCCTGCTGCGCTATTGCACAAGCGTTCTGGAGGCGGCGGTTCGCGAGGTCCCGGAGCGGAAGCGCCTGCCGGCGGTTCTCCCCGTGGTGTTTCACCAGGGGCGCCGCCCCTGGCCGTATCCGACATCTCTCGACGGGCTGTTGGGGGAGTCGGCGCGGGACCTGCCGTGGGGTCCCCGGCTCGACTTCCTGCTGCTGGACCAAGGCGCCGGCGGGCTGTCGACGGTAGTCGGCTCGCCTCTGGGCCGGCTGGCCCAGTATCTGATGCTCGCCGTCTCGGGGCCGGAGTCGGAGCGGGCGGCGGCTCTTGAGCGTGCGGTCGAGTTGATGCGAAACTTGCTATCGGCCGAGAGGCCGCACGACCTTGAGGTGTTCCACAGCTACGTGTTCCACGGAAGGGAGGACCCGGCCATGATGAAGGAGGTCGAAGCGATGCTGGAGGAGATCGAGGCCAGGGGTCCGGACAGCGAGTTGAAGAGCCTGGGCCAATTGATCTGGGAGAGAGGCCAGAGGACGGGCCGTTCGGAGGGCGTCCGGCTCGGCGAACACCGCGCCACGGTCGCGACGGTCGAGGGCCTCCTGCGGGCCGGCGTGGACTGGCGAGTGATCGAGTCGGCTACCGGCCTCGACCGGGGTGGCTTCAACGCGCTCAAGGAGCAACTGGGTTCGGATCGGGCCTCTTAG
- a CDS encoding HNH endonuclease, with amino-acid sequence MTPGPMRADPDAAIRAAAFAELDRLRFAHGPKLPWSVIDRGFRFRGEKIHFAGRAVGIFKPRQMSAALSIKTVAPRAGRRFWYRDQMGEPDYRTGLLAYDLARGGRGDSTNRALEEAYSRSAALIYFVGVSPAVYEPLSSVWVEELDFDAGRVLLAAADAFHPTMSSIQAAQAAGSSAELRERSYTLVATKRRNHQAWFSSRTKSAYGHRCAFSGLTLSRLLVGAHILPDAEDGPATVTNGICMSTLHHTAFDADLIGVDTSCRIHVARSVRDGRDGPLLESLKGLDGAGLRLPARSEDHPDREFLDWRFQRFLEAAD; translated from the coding sequence GTGACCCCAGGCCCGATGCGCGCCGACCCCGACGCGGCGATTCGAGCAGCCGCGTTCGCTGAACTGGACCGGCTTCGCTTCGCGCATGGCCCCAAGCTGCCCTGGAGCGTGATCGACCGGGGCTTCCGCTTCCGTGGCGAGAAGATCCACTTCGCTGGCCGCGCCGTCGGCATATTCAAGCCGAGGCAGATGAGCGCGGCGCTCAGCATCAAGACGGTGGCTCCTCGGGCGGGTCGGCGGTTTTGGTATCGCGATCAGATGGGCGAGCCGGACTATCGAACAGGACTGCTTGCCTACGACCTCGCTCGCGGTGGCAGGGGGGATTCCACCAACCGGGCCCTCGAGGAGGCGTACAGTCGGAGCGCGGCCCTGATCTACTTCGTTGGCGTCTCGCCTGCTGTGTACGAGCCGCTCTCGTCTGTGTGGGTGGAAGAACTCGACTTCGACGCCGGACGCGTCCTTCTCGCCGCCGCGGACGCCTTCCATCCGACGATGAGCTCCATCCAGGCCGCGCAAGCCGCCGGCTCCTCTGCCGAACTGCGTGAGCGGTCCTACACGCTTGTCGCTACGAAGCGGAGGAATCACCAGGCATGGTTCAGCAGCCGGACCAAGTCCGCGTACGGCCATCGCTGCGCCTTCAGCGGTCTGACGTTGTCTCGACTGCTCGTGGGGGCGCACATCCTGCCGGATGCCGAAGACGGCCCGGCGACCGTGACCAACGGCATCTGCATGTCGACCCTTCACCACACCGCGTTCGATGCCGACTTGATCGGCGTGGACACGAGCTGCCGCATCCACGTTGCCAGGTCGGTCAGGGATGGCCGAGACGGTCCCCTGCTCGAGAGCCTGAAGGGACTCGATGGCGCCGGGCTCCGTCTGCCCGCGCGTTCCGAGGACCACCCGGACCGGGAGTTCCTCGATTGGCGATTCCAACGCTTTCTCGAGGCCGCCGACTGA
- a CDS encoding sodium-dependent transporter yields the protein MANGSGGRGRFGQLGFIFAAVGSAIGLGNIWKFPYITYANDGGSFVIVYLIAIVLIGLPIMMAELVIGRSTRQSPVGAFVAAAKGAVGGKAWGAVGALGTLGSFILLSYYALIAGWTVYYFGQCLSWSFRGFDTGGQTLGDSFGAFLGNGPLQIGFHALFMIVTVGVVTLGVHDGIERVAKTLMPVLGAILILLVINSFWSPGFGEAVRFLFHVGPVTADGLLEAVGHAFFTLSVGMGAMITYGSYMRSRQSIPRSAAAITLLDTLVALMACIVMFSIIFSVDAAERTGTFGKSATILFTTLPQMFYDMPLGVVLAPLFYLLVGFAALTSTISLLEVVAAYLIDRRGLSRRKASLLSGGAVFLFGIPSALSLGAVTGFSSWAPLGERTAGFFDTMDYTVSNWILPLGGLTLAVFVGWFLSRRKSREALADGHGDVSRWYFLWRDVLLRFVCPVAILWIIWAVIGGRSFA from the coding sequence GTGGCAAACGGCTCCGGCGGACGCGGCAGGTTCGGTCAACTCGGGTTCATCTTCGCCGCTGTCGGCTCCGCGATCGGCCTCGGCAACATCTGGAAGTTCCCGTACATCACGTACGCCAACGACGGCGGTTCCTTCGTCATTGTCTACCTGATCGCGATCGTGCTGATCGGCCTGCCGATCATGATGGCCGAGCTCGTGATCGGTCGGAGTACCCGGCAGAGCCCCGTCGGCGCCTTCGTCGCGGCCGCGAAGGGCGCGGTCGGGGGCAAGGCCTGGGGCGCGGTCGGCGCATTGGGAACGCTCGGCAGCTTCATCCTCCTGTCGTACTACGCGCTGATCGCCGGCTGGACGGTGTACTACTTCGGCCAGTGCCTGAGCTGGTCGTTCCGCGGCTTCGACACCGGCGGACAGACTCTCGGCGACTCCTTCGGCGCCTTCCTCGGCAACGGACCGCTCCAGATCGGCTTCCACGCCCTGTTCATGATCGTGACGGTCGGCGTCGTCACCCTCGGCGTGCACGACGGCATCGAACGGGTGGCCAAGACGCTCATGCCGGTGCTCGGGGCCATCCTCATCCTGCTCGTCATCAACTCGTTCTGGAGCCCGGGCTTCGGCGAAGCGGTCCGCTTCCTGTTCCATGTCGGCCCGGTCACCGCCGACGGCCTGCTGGAGGCGGTCGGCCATGCCTTCTTCACGCTCTCGGTCGGCATGGGCGCGATGATCACCTACGGCTCCTACATGAGATCGAGACAGTCGATCCCGAGGAGCGCCGCCGCGATCACCCTGCTCGACACCCTGGTTGCCCTGATGGCCTGTATCGTCATGTTCTCCATCATCTTCAGCGTCGACGCGGCGGAACGGACAGGGACCTTCGGCAAGAGCGCCACGATCCTGTTCACGACACTGCCGCAAATGTTCTACGACATGCCGCTCGGCGTCGTGCTGGCGCCGCTGTTCTACCTGCTGGTCGGCTTCGCGGCGCTCACCTCGACCATCTCGCTGCTCGAAGTCGTCGCCGCCTACCTGATCGACCGACGGGGCCTGAGCCGGCGAAAGGCCAGTCTGCTCTCCGGCGGCGCCGTCTTCCTCTTCGGCATCCCCTCGGCGCTATCCCTGGGCGCCGTCACCGGCTTCTCCTCCTGGGCACCCCTGGGCGAGCGCACCGCCGGTTTCTTCGACACGATGGACTACACCGTCTCGAACTGGATCCTGCCCCTCGGCGGTCTGACGCTGGCCGTGTTCGTCGGCTGGTTTCTGAGCCGCCGCAAGTCCCGCGAGGCACTGGCCGACGGCCACGGCGACGTGAGCCGGTGGTACTTCCTCTGGCGCGACGTGCTGTTGCGCTTCGTCTGCCCGGTCGCGATCCTGTGGATCATCTGGGCCGTGATCGGGGGGCGGTCGTTCGCCTGA